The Gammaproteobacteria bacterium genome contains the following window.
ATATAATCCTATTTGTGGTCCATCTCGATGCGCGCGTCGATCCACCCGTCCGCCGGCGGTCCGTGGATCACGGCCGCGTCTCCCGCAGGCGATCCAGCCGCAGGCGCTGGCGCTCATCGAACAACCGCCGCGAGGCGATCGCGACCGCGCCCAGTGTACCCAGTCCGGTCCCCACCGCAATCAGGAACATAATCAGGATCTGATACTTGACTGCTTCCACCGGGGGCGCACCGGCGAGGATCTGGCCGGTCATCATGCCGGGGAGGCTGACCAGGCCGGCCGTGGCCATGGCATTGATGATGGGGATCAGACCGGCGCGTGCCGCCTCGCGCTTGTAGTCGCGCACGGCGTTGCGCGCGGACTGGCCCAGCATCAGCCGCGCCTCGATCTCGGCGCGCTGCTGCCAGGCGGTCTGGGTGAGGCGGTCCATGGCGATGGCCACACCGCTCATGGTGTTGCCGAGCAGCATACCGAGGAGAGGAATGGCGTATTGCGGCGCATACCAGGGCTGGTTGCTGATGATCACCGTCAGTGCGAACAGCGTGACGGCGAACGACGACAGAAACATCGACAGGGTGCCGATGCCGAAGCTCCAGCCGCCGCGCAGCCGGCGCTCCTGCCGCGCCATCACCTCGCGTCCCGCCACCAGCAGCATGAACAGCGCCATCAGCGCCACCCAGCCGGGGTGTGTGGTGGCGAACAGCGCCTTCAGCACCAGGCCGACCAGGAGCAGTTGCACCGTGGTACGCGCCGCGGCCACCAGGATCTGGCGTGCCAGTGAGCGCTGCAGGCGTGCCGACAGCAGCGCCATCAACACGACCAATACCGCGGCAATACCCAGATCGACACTATCGAGTGGGATCATGCCAACAACCGCATTTGCCACGGAAGCACACGGAAGGGACTGCCAAGAAGCAGTGTCCTGGAGCCGCGGCTCACTCGCCAGCGGCTGAGGGGCGCGGTTGCGTGCAGCGTATGATCTTGTCCGTGTTTTTCCCTGTGCTTCCGTGGCTGAAATAAGTTTCTCAGAATCATGCCGCCACCTCGGCATGCGTTACGATGCGCCCCTGATCCAGGCGCAGATGGCTGCTGCCGACGCGCTCGATCTGTTCGGGGTCATGACTGACCCAGAGCACGGCCGCCCCGTGCTCGCGCCGGTAGGCGGCGATCAGCGCCTCGATGCGCGCGGCATTGCGCGCATCCAGGTTCGCGGTGGGTTCGTCGAGCAGCAGCACCTGCGGCGCATTCGCCAGAACACGCAGCAGCGCCAGACGTTGGCGCTCACCGCTGGACAGGCGCTCGATGTGCCAGTCCAGGGCCTCGTCCGGCAGCCCCACGGCAGCGAAATCGGGGCGCCCAGCGGCGGGGAAATGCGCGGCCACCGTCTCCGCCCACCAGCGGCTGTCGGCCGGCAGCAGGGCGACGCGCTGGCGCCACAGCGGGGGTGCGATGCGCTGCGCCGACTCGCCGTCGAGATAGACGTCGCCCGTGTGTACGTCCAGATCGGCGATGGCGCGCAGCAGACGGGTCTTGCCTGCGCCCGAAGGTCCCGACACGCACACGCACGCACCCGCCGTCACGACCAGATCGATCGGCCCCCACCCGTCTCCACCCAGTGCTGCGACACGTAGTCGTTCCACCCGTAGCCGTTCCGAAAACCTCAGGACCCGCAAGCTTTACCCACCAAAGGGCGCACGGTATCGTGACCCGTTACGCCCCGCATACGACCCTGCTCGAAGGAGGCAGCATGGCACAACCGGAAGTCCCACAGAAGGCCCCCTACGCGTTGGAACTCGACGCCGGCACCCATTACTGGTGCGCCTGCGGCCGTTCCCAGAAACAGCCACTCTGCGACGGCTCGCACAAGGGCACAGACTTCACACCGCTGCGCTTCGAACTGGCGGAACAGACCAAGGTCTGGCTGTGCGGTTGCAAGCACAGCAACGACAAACCGTTCTGCGATGGGATGCATAAGAAGATCTAGGATTCGGGATTCGGGATTCGGGATTCGGGATTCGGGATTCGGGATTCGGGATTCGGCAAGGAGTGTGGCGGCTCCGGTTCAGGTGTCAATACCCTGGTTACTGAATCCCGGTTACTGAATCCCGGTTGCTGAATCCCGGTTGCCGAATCCCGAATCCCGACCCCCGAATCCCAGTTCCCGAATCCCATACACCCGCCGCCTACCATCCCTGCAACAGACATTCCCTTACAGGTTGTAGCCACGCTCGTCGTGCTGTGACAGATCGAGGCCCACGGTCTCCGCCTCTTCGCTGACGCGCAATCCGATAAGCCGGTCGATGCCCTTGAGAATCACGAAGCTGGCGACGGCCGTATAGATGATGGTGACCAGTACGCCCTTGATCTGGGTGGCCACCTGAGTGCCAATGGTCACGCCCTCGGCCAGGCCGCTGCCACCGAGGCTGGCATCCGCGAACACGCCGGTCAGGATCGCGCCGACGATACCGCCGACGGCGTGCACGCCGAACACGTCCAGCGAATCATCGTAGCCCAGCATCCGCTTCAGCCGGGTCGCCGCGAAAAAGCACAGCACACCGGCAGCCAGGCCCAGCAGCAACGCGCCCATCGGCCCCGCGGTGCCGGCGGCCGGTGTGATCGCCACCAGGCCCGCGACCGCACCGGAGGCGATCCCCAGTACCGACGGCTTGCCGTGGCTCATCCACTCCGCGGACATCCAGCCCAGCGCCGCCATCGCGGTGGCGATCTGCGTGACCAGCATGGCCATACCGGCCGTGCCGTTCGCCGCCACCGCAGAGCCCGCGTTGAAGCCGAACCACCCGACCCACAGCAGCGCGGCGCCGACGACGGTGTAGCCCAGGTTGTGCGGCGGCATGGCGACGCCGGGAAAACCCTTGCGCGGGCCCAGCACCAGCGCGGCCACCAGACCCGCGACCCCGGCGTTGATGTGGACCACCGTGCCGCCGGCGAAATCGAGGACGCCTGCATTGGCGAGGAAGCCGCCGCCCCAGACCCAGTGGGTCACCGGCGAATAAACGATCAGGCTCCACAGCCCCATGAACCAGAGCATCGCCGAGAACTTCATCCGGTCGGCGAAGGCGCCGCAGATGAGGGCCGGGGTGATGATGGCGAACGTCATCTGGAAGGTCATGAAGACGGTCTCGGGAATGGTCCCCTGGACGCTGTCCTTGCCGACGCCGGCGAGGAACAGCTTCGACAGGCCGCCGACATAGGCATTGAGCGAGCCGCCGTCGGTGAAGGCAAGGGAATAGCCCGCGATCATCCAGATCACCGTCATCAGGCAGGTGATGGCGAAGCTCTGCATGGTGGTGGCGAGGATGTTCTTTTTCCGGACCATGCCGCCGTAGAAAAGGGCGAGGCCCGGGATCGTCATGAAGAGGACGAGCGCCGTCGAGGTCAGCATCCAGGCGGTATCGCCGGAATCGATGGTCGGTGGCGCCTCTTCCTGAGCGAGCACAGGCACGACGCTCGACATCAGTATCGCGGCCGCCGCGAAGATTTGTTTTGATCGTGACATTGGACCCTTCCACGTCTCAGTGGTTGCACAGCAATTGGGCGACCGCGGCCGCCTCCGGAGAAGGGGTA
Protein-coding sequences here:
- the fetB gene encoding iron export ABC transporter permease subunit FetB, with the protein product MIPLDSVDLGIAAVLVVLMALLSARLQRSLARQILVAAARTTVQLLLVGLVLKALFATTHPGWVALMALFMLLVAGREVMARQERRLRGGWSFGIGTLSMFLSSFAVTLFALTVIISNQPWYAPQYAIPLLGMLLGNTMSGVAIAMDRLTQTAWQQRAEIEARLMLGQSARNAVRDYKREAARAGLIPIINAMATAGLVSLPGMMTGQILAGAPPVEAVKYQILIMFLIAVGTGLGTLGAVAIASRRLFDERQRLRLDRLRETRP
- a CDS encoding ATP-binding cassette domain-containing protein, encoding MERLRVAALGGDGWGPIDLVVTAGACVCVSGPSGAGKTRLLRAIADLDVHTGDVYLDGESAQRIAPPLWRQRVALLPADSRWWAETVAAHFPAAGRPDFAAVGLPDEALDWHIERLSSGERQRLALLRVLANAPQVLLLDEPTANLDARNAARIEALIAAYRREHGAAVLWVSHDPEQIERVGSSHLRLDQGRIVTHAEVAA
- a CDS encoding CDGSH iron-sulfur domain-containing protein translates to MAQPEVPQKAPYALELDAGTHYWCACGRSQKQPLCDGSHKGTDFTPLRFELAEQTKVWLCGCKHSNDKPFCDGMHKKI
- a CDS encoding ammonium transporter, whose translation is MSRSKQIFAAAAILMSSVVPVLAQEEAPPTIDSGDTAWMLTSTALVLFMTIPGLALFYGGMVRKKNILATTMQSFAITCLMTVIWMIAGYSLAFTDGGSLNAYVGGLSKLFLAGVGKDSVQGTIPETVFMTFQMTFAIITPALICGAFADRMKFSAMLWFMGLWSLIVYSPVTHWVWGGGFLANAGVLDFAGGTVVHINAGVAGLVAALVLGPRKGFPGVAMPPHNLGYTVVGAALLWVGWFGFNAGSAVAANGTAGMAMLVTQIATAMAALGWMSAEWMSHGKPSVLGIASGAVAGLVAITPAAGTAGPMGALLLGLAAGVLCFFAATRLKRMLGYDDSLDVFGVHAVGGIVGAILTGVFADASLGGSGLAEGVTIGTQVATQIKGVLVTIIYTAVASFVILKGIDRLIGLRVSEEAETVGLDLSQHDERGYNL